ttctCCAAATCAAAATTCACTTTCCACAATCCTGTCAATCATTGCAAATTTCAGTCAAGTCATGTCCAAATCTTTGATAACTTTCCTCTACAtgtaatgtatttaaaaaaaaaaatgctctaaTTGTATGAAATCTGTTTGTTTATAAAGGGAAGCTCATGAAAAAAGAGAAGCCGCTTTAACATTCAAGCATTTTGAGAAAGACCAGACCCCCTGTTATGCATGAAAAAGCTTACATAAGTTATATTATAAGTTTATAGTGACTGTTCCTTCTTTGAAATAGATTGCAATATGCATGACATATGCTGAATTTGGTGTCACATCTTTCACATTTGTGCTTataaaatggaagaaatgcCAGACAAAGAGAGTGTTGGACACAAATTAATATTTGCTTCAAAGCATACCGTATATTTTTTTCAACAGAACTCTGAAACATATTTCTCATATAATGCTGTATACAGGTGGCCAGACAGAATGTGACAGGCCATCAGTGGATAGCAAGTGAAGCTTGGACAGCATCTGCTGTCCTCCAGACACCCCAGCTCATGCCATACCTGGGTGGCACACTGGGCATCGCCATCCGTCGAGGAGAAATACCAGGGCTCAGGGAATTTCTCCTACAAATACGACCtgaccacaaggacagtgacaACAATGGAAATAATATGGTGAGAGTTTAGTCTTACAATTGAATctaaaataatgagaaaaaaaaaaaaacaatcatagATAATGAATAATATATTGTAATTTCTGTCAAAATTGACACATTGTTTTTCAGGTGAGGCAGTTTTGggaacacacatttcagtgtaGATTTGATCCAGGAGGTTGGGTGGAAGCTGGGGGAGCACTATGCACTGGACAGGAAGATCTAGAGCAGGTGGAGACGGAGTTTTTGGATCTTTCTAACCTCAGGCCAGAGTATAATATCTACAAAGCTGTGTATGCTCTGGCGTATGCCCTTGATGACCTCCTGCAGTGTGAGGCAGGGAGGGGGCCTTTCAGCGGGCACAGCTGTGCCACTTTACAAGAACTGGAGCCATGGCAGGTGTGATATCAGTTTACACACCACATGTTCATGCTTTTCATAACAGCTGCTGCACCCTGAGGCACTTAATGACTGATAACATCAGTCTGTATTTCTGGGTGTCTCAATACTTACATAAAAATTACACAGTACAAAGCTCATGATTTTGTTGCTAATCATTTGAACAGTGAGATAAATCtccttatttgtttatttttatttctgtcatccATTTCAGATTGTACATTATTTGCAAAAGGTTAATTTCACCACAAAATCTGGTGATCAAGTGTCATTTGATCAGAATGGTGATGCCTTACCAATCTATGATATCGTCAACTGGCTGTGGCTCCCTGATGGACGAACTGAAGTTCAGAATGTGGGTGAGGTGAAGAGGTCAGACTCTAAGGGTGAGGAACTCACAATTGATGAAGACGAGATCTTCTGGAACTTTGAATCGAACAAggttatttctgctttttcagaCAACTTTCTCATTTTTGGACTGCAGATCTTAGCAGTATATAATAATGCAGAGTTACAGATTGATATTACTCCCTGTAGCCACCTCGGTCAGTGTGCAGTGAGAGCTGCCCTCCAGGTACCCGCATGGCCAGAAAGAAAGGGGAACCTGAGTGCTGTTTTGACTGCATCCCTTGTTCTGAGGGAAAGATCAGCAATAAGactggtgtgtgttcatgatcagtgttttctctttttctttaaaGGATATTATATCCAGCACAACAAGAATGTACTTCACCATGTTCTTCTTTGTCAGATTCCATGGAGTGCACCAGTTGTCCAGAGGACTTCTGGTCCAGCCCCCAGCGTGACCACTGTGTTCCTAAGAAAACAGAGTTCCTCTCCTACCATGAGCCTCTGGGTATCTGCTTGACAGCTGCATCATTGCTGGGCACATGTACCTGTGCTGTTGTCCTGGGGATCTTCTCCTATTATCGTAGTACACCCATGGTACGCGCCAACAATTCAGAATTGAGTTTCCTTCTTTTGGTATCACTTAAACTATGCTTCCTGTGTTCACTGCTGTTTATTGGCCGTCCCATGCTGTGGACATGCCAGCTGAGACATGCAGCATTTGGGAtcagctttgtgctttgtgtctcaTGCATTCTTGTGAAAACCATGGTGGTTCTGGCTGTGTTCAAGGCCTCCAAGCCAGGAGGTGGAGCCAGTCTGAAGTGGTTtggtgctgtgcagcagagagggacagttATTCTTCTTACATCTATTCAAGCAGCAATTTGCACTGTCTGGATTGTCTCTGCCTCACCAGCTCCTCATAAAAACATTCAATACCACAATGATAAGATTGTTTATGAGTGTGTAGTTGGGTCTACAGTTGGTTTTGCAGTGTTACTTGGTTACATTGGCTTCCTGGCTGTCCTTAGCTTCCTGTTGGCATTCTTTGCAAGGAATCTTCCAGACAACTTCAATGAGGCCAAACTCATCACTTTCAGCATgctgatcttctgtgctgtgtgggtgGCCTTTGTCCCTGCTTATGTCAACTCTCCAGGCAAATATGCAGATGCAGTGGAGGTATTTGCCCTCTTAGCCTCCAGTTTTGGTCTCTTGGTGGCACTGTTTGGACCCAAGTGTTACATAATCCTGTTGAGACCAGAGAGGAACACAAGGAAAGCCATCATGGCTCGAGGAAAATACAACACATAAAAGTAACAGTTACAGTTAATTGACCAACTAGCCTGAACCAATATGGATTCTGCATTCATTCAATAGAGATCTTCCCTTGAAATTGCCAGTCTGTAACACACAAGAAACCTGCTTTTTCACATCAGGAATGATTTTActgtaaagaaaatgaaagcaataaagACATGTTTGTGCAATACAGAGCCTTT
This genomic interval from Chaetodon trifascialis isolate fChaTrf1 chromosome 9, fChaTrf1.hap1, whole genome shotgun sequence contains the following:
- the LOC139335915 gene encoding extracellular calcium-sensing receptor-like, translating into MHKPGDVVLGGLFEVHYGSVFPEWTFTSEPQQPTCKGFDTLGFRHAMTMAFAIDEINKNSNLLPNVSLGYSLSDNCGALVVGFSSALLLASGREERFLLQQNCLGTPPVLGIVGDSPSTFSIATSNVLGLYKMPIVSYFSTCSCLSDRQRFPSFFRTIPSDAFQVRAMFQILKYFGWTWVGLLVSDDDYGLHVARSFQSDLTQSGAGCLAYLEVLPWDSDPSDLRRIVHLIKTSTARVVMVFAHEFHMIHLMGEVARQNVTGHQWIASEAWTASAVLQTPQLMPYLGGTLGIAIRRGEIPGLREFLLQIRPDHKDSDNNGNNMVRQFWEHTFQCRFDPGGWVEAGGALCTGQEDLEQVETEFLDLSNLRPEYNIYKAVYALAYALDDLLQCEAGRGPFSGHSCATLQELEPWQIVHYLQKVNFTTKSGDQVSFDQNGDALPIYDIVNWLWLPDGRTEVQNVGEVKRSDSKGEELTIDEDEIFWNFESNKPPRSVCSESCPPGTRMARKKGEPECCFDCIPCSEGKISNKTDSMECTSCPEDFWSSPQRDHCVPKKTEFLSYHEPLGICLTAASLLGTCTCAVVLGIFSYYRSTPMVRANNSELSFLLLVSLKLCFLCSLLFIGRPMLWTCQLRHAAFGISFVLCVSCILVKTMVVLAVFKASKPGGGASLKWFGAVQQRGTVILLTSIQAAICTVWIVSASPAPHKNIQYHNDKIVYECVVGSTVGFAVLLGYIGFLAVLSFLLAFFARNLPDNFNEAKLITFSMLIFCAVWVAFVPAYVNSPGKYADAVEVFALLASSFGLLVALFGPKCYIILLRPERNTRKAIMARGKYNT